In Drosophila santomea strain STO CAGO 1482 chromosome 2L, Prin_Dsan_1.1, whole genome shotgun sequence, a single window of DNA contains:
- the LOC120446214 gene encoding uncharacterized protein LOC120446214 isoform X2 produces the protein MNGLSSNDDAVECPLCMEPLEVDDLTFFPCTCGYQICRFCWHRIRTDENKLCPACRKEYPENPADFKPLSQEEMIAFKSQKRQRDQQRKQKITENRKHLANVRVVQKNLVFVVGLPPRLADADILKKHEYFGKYGKIHKVVINPSTTYAGVQVRVGPSASAYVTYVNNSDALRAIQSVNNIMIDGRLIKTSLGTTKYCSHFMKNQQCPKGDCMYLHELGDPEASFTKEEMHQGKHLEYEKRLHDTLIASLGPNTTGIVNATIPSSSSASSSSSGSGTNGSSAGNAQQKEAWPSLSVSPINGKEASASSNSSSGKSKREKLRNEKRHEKNKSKNKNGGNTNTNASSKENYVPETRSSTSTETFAEATADAPVSTKAEPSQASSNRSRVERGKDRASNHGASAKEQKKVKEAAPAPAASKPVERVETSDSTITQKKTEVTESCEDDLPQKRLGETNVQRSVSSCSENSEGHASESSLSEKSLPGDYAEEKCNSVNSESQQESVKSQEELEKSNEAIAEAETVLPAAESSEDISPVAVEPSNGKDEGCLPADPVEPSSLVDNGSRVTDALSKLNIFDDTPSFFTSPSFQQAPILKNKIDSEMRQSHLPDLVNDIDGIQKATNTNEWEEAFKNVMMRNTRHVEEQLLQQQHLQQQQKHHHQQVLHQQEEFLRMHELQKRNNFATQINGPANDFLSHFQANSLDLNRAQAHAILQQQLLQQQAGENLFGSNMSKFFDFHKSQQQSHHQYLNGHPPQINGNSAVPEPQRVAASLESNRLNSPFVENGLINAQQQQHKQRMMNMYEFMPPNTQSQQNRFPQNSIVDDDLGFDPFVETQKGLAELMENEVVQQQSINNENPLPKLPPQPQILPHQQLVDNLQRARMPPPGFNHVNALGLGGASRLQNTSKIMPFMNMPVNGVGNSGAQHQIPMGVNWNAPLGMHQNVGQPLGDSQLQHPMAHNKVYNNSDWTSMDPAILSFRQFSSFPQNQIPPHPQQQQDLFLQHLAQQQSSQSAGFNNQPQQLLPMGMPNNLLNGQQTQPPQVNANVQGMLEFLKSRQFV, from the exons ATGAACGGCCTGAGCAGCAATGATGATGCAGTCGAGTGCCCTTTGTGTATGGAGCCGCTTGAGGTGGACGATCTGACCTTTTTCCCGTGTACCTGCGGATATCAG ATTTGCCGATTTTGTTGGCACAGGATTCGCACGGATGAGAACAAGCTGTGTCCGGCATGCCGAAAGGAGTACCCAGAGAATCCAGCTGACTTTAAGCCTTTGTCACAGGAAGAA ATGATTGCCTTCAAGTCCCAGAAACGCCAAAGGGAccaacaacgaaaacaaaagatCACCGAGAACCGAAAACATTTGGCCAACGTTCGCGTGGTTCAAAAGAACTTGGTATTCGTTGTGGGCCTACCACCCCGACTTGCTGATGCAGAC ATACTAAAGAAACACGAGTATTTCGGTAAATATGGGAAAATTCATAAAGTCGTTATAAATCCAAGTACCACGTATGCCGGGGTCCAGGTAAGAGTT GGTCCATCTGCTTCTGCCTATGTTACATACGTTAATAACTCGGATGCCTTGCGGGCCATTCAAAGCGTCAACAACATTATGATAGACGGGCGGCTCATAAAGACCAGCTTGGGGACAACTAAATACTGTAGCCACTTCATGAAGAACCAGCAGTGTCCCAAGGGCGACTGCATGTACTTACATGAATTGGGCGATCCCGAGGCCAGTTTTACAAAGGAG gaAATGCATCAGGGAAAGCATCTGGAGTACGAGAAGCGCCTGCACGATACTCTAATTGCCTCACTCGGACCGAATACAACAGGTATTGTAAATG CCACGATTCCATCGTCGTCGTCAGCATCATCCTCGTCCTCTGGATCGGGAACAAATGGTTCAAGTGCAGGCAATGCCCAGCAGAAGGAGGCCTGGCCCAGCTTATCGGTCTCGCCCATCAATGGCAAAGAGGCGAGTGCCAGTTCGAACAGTTCCAGTGGGAAGAGTAAACGGGAGAAGCTGCGCAACGAGAAGAGGCACGAGAAGAACAAGTCGAAGAATAAGAACGGCGGCAACACAAACACCAATGCCTCGAGCAAGGAGAACTATGTTCCAGAAACGAGAAGCAGCACAAGTACTGAGACATTCGCAGAGGCCACGGCGGATGCACCGGTTTCCACCAAGGCAGAACCGTCGCAAGCCTCTAGCAATCGATCGAGGGTGGAGCGCGGAAAAGATAGAGCCTCTAATCATGGGGCTAGTGCAAAGGAGCAAAAGAAGGTCAAGGAAGCTGCTCCAGCACCCGCAGCAAGTAAACCGGTGGAGCGGGTTGAAACGAGCGACAGTACAATAACACAAAAGAAGACGGAAGTAACCGAAAGCTGTGAAGATGACTTACCACAAAAGAGATTAGGAGAAACAAACGTTCAAAGATCTGTGAGCTCTTGTAGTGAAAATAGCGAAGGACATGCCTCTGAGAGTAGCTTAAGTGAAAAGAGTTTACCTGGTGATTATGCGGAGGAGAAGTGCAATAGTGTGAATTCGGAAAGCCAGCAAGAAAGTGTGAAGTCTCAGGAAGAGCTTGAAAAGAGCAACGAGGCTATTGCCGAGGCTGAAACGGTTCTACCAGCAGCTGAATCCTCTGAGGACATCAGCCCCGTTGCAGTGGAGCCTAGCAATGGAAAAGATGAAGGATGCTTACCCGCTGATCCAGTCGAACCATCGAGTCTGGTGGATAATGGAAGCAGAGTAACTG aTGCGCTGTCTAAGCTCAACATTTTCGATGACACGCCAAGCTTTTTCACATCGCCATCATTCCAGCAAGCCCCCATTTTAAAGAATAAGATAGATTCGGAAATGCGACAGTCTCATTTACCAGACTTGGTCAACG ACATTGATGGAATCCAAAAGGCAACCAATACAAACg AGTGGGAAGAAGCCTTCAAAAATGTGATGATGCGCAACACAAGGCACGTGGAGGAGCAACTGCTTCAGCAGCAAcacttgcagcagcagcagaagcatcACCACCAGCAAGTATTGCACCAACAGGAGGAGTTCCTTCGCATGCACGAATTACAGAAACGCAACAACTTTGCGACACAAATTAACGGTCCTGCGAATG ATTTCCTTAGCCATTTCCAGGCGAATTCGCTCGATTTGAATAGAGCTCAAGCCCATGCAATCCTTCAGCAACAATTATTACAACAGCAAGCAGGGGAAAATCTATTTGGCAGCAACATGTCGAAGTTCTTTGATTTCCATAAAAGTCAGCAGCAGTCCCACCATCAGTATCTGAATGGACACCCGCCTCAAATCAATGGAAACAGTGCTGTGCCCGAACCCCAAAGAGTGGCGGCCTCTTTGGAAAGCAATCGACTGAATTCGCCTTTTGTCGAAAATG GACTTATTAatgcgcagcagcagcaacataagCAGAGAATGATGAATATGTATGAATTTATG CCTCCAAACACGCAATCTCAGCAGAATCGGTTCCCACAGAACTCGATAGTCGACGATGACTTAG GATTCGACCCCTTTGTTGAGACCCAAAAGGGACTTGCTGAACTTATGGAAAATGAGGTTGTCCAACAACAGAGTATTAATAATGAAAACCCCTTGCCGAAGTTGCCGCCACAGCCTCAAATTCTCCCCCATCAGCAACTGGTAGACAACCTGCAGCGAGCTCGAATGCCGCCACCAGGTTTTAATCACGTCAACGCATTGGGCTTGGGCGGAGCATCCAGACTGCAGAACACCAGTAAAATAATGCCCTTCATGAACATGCCCGTCAATGGGGTGGGAAACAGTGGTGCCCAGCACCAAATACCAATGGGTGTCAACTGGAATGCACCCTTGGGCATGCACCAAAACGTGGGACAGCCTTTGGGTGACTCGCAACTGCAACATCCAATGGCTCACAACAAGG TTTACAACAACAGTGATTGGACTTCAATGGATCCGGCTATACTTTCGTTTAGacagttttcttcttttccaCAAAACCAAATTCCCCCACATCCTCAGCAACAACAGGATTTATTTTTGCAGCATTTGGCTCAACAGCAAAGTTCCCAGAGTGCTG GTTTCAACAATCAGCCACAGCAACTGCTTCCTATGGGGATGCCCAATAATTTGCTGAACGGACAACAAACGCAGCCGCCACAGGTCAATGCCAATGTTCAGGGCATGCTTGAGTTTTTAAAAAGCCGTCAATTCGTTTAG
- the LOC120446214 gene encoding uncharacterized protein LOC120446214 isoform X6 gives MNGLSSNDDAVECPLCMEPLEVDDLTFFPCTCGYQICRFCWHRIRTDENKLCPACRKEYPENPADFKPLSQEEMIAFKSQKRQRDQQRKQKITENRKHLANVRVVQKNLVFVVGLPPRLADADILKKHEYFGKYGKIHKVVINPSTTYAGVQVRVGPSASAYVTYVNNSDALRAIQSVNNIMIDGRLIKTSLGTTKYCSHFMKNQQCPKGDCMYLHELGDPEASFTKEEMHQGKHLEYEKRLHDTLIASLGPNTTGIVNGNGASKANATIPSSSSASSSSSGSGTNGSSAGNAQQKEAWPSLSVSPINGKEASASSNSSSGKSKREKLRNEKRHEKNKSKNKNGGNTNTNASSKENYVPETRSSTSTETFAEATADAPVSTKAEPSQASSNRSRVERGKDRASNHGASAKEQKKVKEAAPAPAASKPVERVETSDSTITQKKTEVTESCEDDLPQKRLGETNVQRSVSSCSENSEGHASESSLSEKSLPGDYAEEKCNSVNSESQQESVKSQEELEKSNEAIAEAETVLPAAESSEDISPVAVEPSNGKDEGCLPADPVEPSSLVDNGSRVTDALSKLNIFDDTPSFFTSPSFQQAPILKNKIDSEMRQSHLPDLVNDIDGIQKATNTNEWEEAFKNVMMRNTRHVEEQLLQQQHLQQQQKHHHQQVLHQQEEFLRMHELQKRNNFATQINGPANDFLSHFQANSLDLNRAQAHAILQQQLLQQQAGENLFGSNMSKFFDFHKSQQQSHHQYLNGHPPQINGNSAVPEPQRVAASLESNRLNSPFVENGLINAQQQQHKQRMMNMYEFMPPNTQSQQNRFPQNSIVDDDLGFDPFVETQKGLAELMENEVVQQQSINNENPLPKLPPQPQILPHQQLVDNLQRARMPPPGFNHVNALGLGGASRLQNTSKIMPFMNMPVNGVGNSGAQHQIPMGVNWNAPLGMHQNVGQPLGDSQLQHPMAHNKVYNNSDWTSMDPAILSFRQFSSFPQNQIPPHPQQQQDLFLQHLAQQQSSQSAGFNNQPQQLLPMGMPNNLLNGQQTQPPQVNANVQGMLEFLKSRQFV, from the exons ATGAACGGCCTGAGCAGCAATGATGATGCAGTCGAGTGCCCTTTGTGTATGGAGCCGCTTGAGGTGGACGATCTGACCTTTTTCCCGTGTACCTGCGGATATCAG ATTTGCCGATTTTGTTGGCACAGGATTCGCACGGATGAGAACAAGCTGTGTCCGGCATGCCGAAAGGAGTACCCAGAGAATCCAGCTGACTTTAAGCCTTTGTCACAGGAAGAA ATGATTGCCTTCAAGTCCCAGAAACGCCAAAGGGAccaacaacgaaaacaaaagatCACCGAGAACCGAAAACATTTGGCCAACGTTCGCGTGGTTCAAAAGAACTTGGTATTCGTTGTGGGCCTACCACCCCGACTTGCTGATGCAGAC ATACTAAAGAAACACGAGTATTTCGGTAAATATGGGAAAATTCATAAAGTCGTTATAAATCCAAGTACCACGTATGCCGGGGTCCAGGTAAGAGTT GGTCCATCTGCTTCTGCCTATGTTACATACGTTAATAACTCGGATGCCTTGCGGGCCATTCAAAGCGTCAACAACATTATGATAGACGGGCGGCTCATAAAGACCAGCTTGGGGACAACTAAATACTGTAGCCACTTCATGAAGAACCAGCAGTGTCCCAAGGGCGACTGCATGTACTTACATGAATTGGGCGATCCCGAGGCCAGTTTTACAAAGGAG gaAATGCATCAGGGAAAGCATCTGGAGTACGAGAAGCGCCTGCACGATACTCTAATTGCCTCACTCGGACCGAATACAACAGGTATTGTAAATGGTAACGGAGCTTCTAAAGCAAATG CCACGATTCCATCGTCGTCGTCAGCATCATCCTCGTCCTCTGGATCGGGAACAAATGGTTCAAGTGCAGGCAATGCCCAGCAGAAGGAGGCCTGGCCCAGCTTATCGGTCTCGCCCATCAATGGCAAAGAGGCGAGTGCCAGTTCGAACAGTTCCAGTGGGAAGAGTAAACGGGAGAAGCTGCGCAACGAGAAGAGGCACGAGAAGAACAAGTCGAAGAATAAGAACGGCGGCAACACAAACACCAATGCCTCGAGCAAGGAGAACTATGTTCCAGAAACGAGAAGCAGCACAAGTACTGAGACATTCGCAGAGGCCACGGCGGATGCACCGGTTTCCACCAAGGCAGAACCGTCGCAAGCCTCTAGCAATCGATCGAGGGTGGAGCGCGGAAAAGATAGAGCCTCTAATCATGGGGCTAGTGCAAAGGAGCAAAAGAAGGTCAAGGAAGCTGCTCCAGCACCCGCAGCAAGTAAACCGGTGGAGCGGGTTGAAACGAGCGACAGTACAATAACACAAAAGAAGACGGAAGTAACCGAAAGCTGTGAAGATGACTTACCACAAAAGAGATTAGGAGAAACAAACGTTCAAAGATCTGTGAGCTCTTGTAGTGAAAATAGCGAAGGACATGCCTCTGAGAGTAGCTTAAGTGAAAAGAGTTTACCTGGTGATTATGCGGAGGAGAAGTGCAATAGTGTGAATTCGGAAAGCCAGCAAGAAAGTGTGAAGTCTCAGGAAGAGCTTGAAAAGAGCAACGAGGCTATTGCCGAGGCTGAAACGGTTCTACCAGCAGCTGAATCCTCTGAGGACATCAGCCCCGTTGCAGTGGAGCCTAGCAATGGAAAAGATGAAGGATGCTTACCCGCTGATCCAGTCGAACCATCGAGTCTGGTGGATAATGGAAGCAGAGTAACTG aTGCGCTGTCTAAGCTCAACATTTTCGATGACACGCCAAGCTTTTTCACATCGCCATCATTCCAGCAAGCCCCCATTTTAAAGAATAAGATAGATTCGGAAATGCGACAGTCTCATTTACCAGACTTGGTCAACG ACATTGATGGAATCCAAAAGGCAACCAATACAAACg AGTGGGAAGAAGCCTTCAAAAATGTGATGATGCGCAACACAAGGCACGTGGAGGAGCAACTGCTTCAGCAGCAAcacttgcagcagcagcagaagcatcACCACCAGCAAGTATTGCACCAACAGGAGGAGTTCCTTCGCATGCACGAATTACAGAAACGCAACAACTTTGCGACACAAATTAACGGTCCTGCGAATG ATTTCCTTAGCCATTTCCAGGCGAATTCGCTCGATTTGAATAGAGCTCAAGCCCATGCAATCCTTCAGCAACAATTATTACAACAGCAAGCAGGGGAAAATCTATTTGGCAGCAACATGTCGAAGTTCTTTGATTTCCATAAAAGTCAGCAGCAGTCCCACCATCAGTATCTGAATGGACACCCGCCTCAAATCAATGGAAACAGTGCTGTGCCCGAACCCCAAAGAGTGGCGGCCTCTTTGGAAAGCAATCGACTGAATTCGCCTTTTGTCGAAAATG GACTTATTAatgcgcagcagcagcaacataagCAGAGAATGATGAATATGTATGAATTTATG CCTCCAAACACGCAATCTCAGCAGAATCGGTTCCCACAGAACTCGATAGTCGACGATGACTTAG GATTCGACCCCTTTGTTGAGACCCAAAAGGGACTTGCTGAACTTATGGAAAATGAGGTTGTCCAACAACAGAGTATTAATAATGAAAACCCCTTGCCGAAGTTGCCGCCACAGCCTCAAATTCTCCCCCATCAGCAACTGGTAGACAACCTGCAGCGAGCTCGAATGCCGCCACCAGGTTTTAATCACGTCAACGCATTGGGCTTGGGCGGAGCATCCAGACTGCAGAACACCAGTAAAATAATGCCCTTCATGAACATGCCCGTCAATGGGGTGGGAAACAGTGGTGCCCAGCACCAAATACCAATGGGTGTCAACTGGAATGCACCCTTGGGCATGCACCAAAACGTGGGACAGCCTTTGGGTGACTCGCAACTGCAACATCCAATGGCTCACAACAAGG TTTACAACAACAGTGATTGGACTTCAATGGATCCGGCTATACTTTCGTTTAGacagttttcttcttttccaCAAAACCAAATTCCCCCACATCCTCAGCAACAACAGGATTTATTTTTGCAGCATTTGGCTCAACAGCAAAGTTCCCAGAGTGCTG GTTTCAACAATCAGCCACAGCAACTGCTTCCTATGGGGATGCCCAATAATTTGCTGAACGGACAACAAACGCAGCCGCCACAGGTCAATGCCAATGTTCAGGGCATGCTTGAGTTTTTAAAAAGCCGTCAATTCGTTTAG
- the LOC120446214 gene encoding uncharacterized protein LOC120446214 isoform X4, producing MNGLSSNDDAVECPLCMEPLEVDDLTFFPCTCGYQICRFCWHRIRTDENKLCPACRKEYPENPADFKPLSQEEMIAFKSQKRQRDQQRKQKITENRKHLANVRVVQKNLVFVVGLPPRLADADILKKHEYFGKYGKIHKVVINPSTTYAGVQVRVGPSASAYVTYVNNSDALRAIQSVNNIMIDGRLIKTSLGTTKYCSHFMKNQQCPKGDCMYLHELGDPEASFTKEEMHQGKHLEYEKRLHDTLIASLGPNTTATIPSSSSASSSSSGSGTNGSSAGNAQQKEAWPSLSVSPINGKEASASSNSSSGKSKREKLRNEKRHEKNKSKNKNGGNTNTNASSKENYVPETRSSTSTETFAEATADAPVSTKAEPSQASSNRSRVERGKDRASNHGASAKEQKKVKEAAPAPAASKPVERVETSDSTITQKKTEVTESCEDDLPQKRLGETNVQRSVSSCSENSEGHASESSLSEKSLPGDYAEEKCNSVNSESQQESVKSQEELEKSNEAIAEAETVLPAAESSEDISPVAVEPSNGKDEGCLPADPVEPSSLVDNGSRVTDALSKLNIFDDTPSFFTSPSFQQAPILKNKIDSEMRQSHLPDLVNDIDGIQKATNTNEWEEAFKNVMMRNTRHVEEQLLQQQHLQQQQKHHHQQVLHQQEEFLRMHELQKRNNFATQINGPANDFLSHFQANSLDLNRAQAHAILQQQLLQQQAGENLFGSNMSKFFDFHKSQQQSHHQYLNGHPPQINGNSAVPEPQRVAASLESNRLNSPFVENGLINAQQQQHKQRMMNMYEFMPPNTQSQQNRFPQNSIVDDDLGFDPFVETQKGLAELMENEVVQQQSINNENPLPKLPPQPQILPHQQLVDNLQRARMPPPGFNHVNALGLGGASRLQNTSKIMPFMNMPVNGVGNSGAQHQIPMGVNWNAPLGMHQNVGQPLGDSQLQHPMAHNKVYNNSDWTSMDPAILSFRQFSSFPQNQIPPHPQQQQDLFLQHLAQQQSSQSAGFNNQPQQLLPMGMPNNLLNGQQTQPPQVNANVQGMLEFLKSRQFV from the exons ATGAACGGCCTGAGCAGCAATGATGATGCAGTCGAGTGCCCTTTGTGTATGGAGCCGCTTGAGGTGGACGATCTGACCTTTTTCCCGTGTACCTGCGGATATCAG ATTTGCCGATTTTGTTGGCACAGGATTCGCACGGATGAGAACAAGCTGTGTCCGGCATGCCGAAAGGAGTACCCAGAGAATCCAGCTGACTTTAAGCCTTTGTCACAGGAAGAA ATGATTGCCTTCAAGTCCCAGAAACGCCAAAGGGAccaacaacgaaaacaaaagatCACCGAGAACCGAAAACATTTGGCCAACGTTCGCGTGGTTCAAAAGAACTTGGTATTCGTTGTGGGCCTACCACCCCGACTTGCTGATGCAGAC ATACTAAAGAAACACGAGTATTTCGGTAAATATGGGAAAATTCATAAAGTCGTTATAAATCCAAGTACCACGTATGCCGGGGTCCAGGTAAGAGTT GGTCCATCTGCTTCTGCCTATGTTACATACGTTAATAACTCGGATGCCTTGCGGGCCATTCAAAGCGTCAACAACATTATGATAGACGGGCGGCTCATAAAGACCAGCTTGGGGACAACTAAATACTGTAGCCACTTCATGAAGAACCAGCAGTGTCCCAAGGGCGACTGCATGTACTTACATGAATTGGGCGATCCCGAGGCCAGTTTTACAAAGGAG gaAATGCATCAGGGAAAGCATCTGGAGTACGAGAAGCGCCTGCACGATACTCTAATTGCCTCACTCGGACCGAATACAACAG CCACGATTCCATCGTCGTCGTCAGCATCATCCTCGTCCTCTGGATCGGGAACAAATGGTTCAAGTGCAGGCAATGCCCAGCAGAAGGAGGCCTGGCCCAGCTTATCGGTCTCGCCCATCAATGGCAAAGAGGCGAGTGCCAGTTCGAACAGTTCCAGTGGGAAGAGTAAACGGGAGAAGCTGCGCAACGAGAAGAGGCACGAGAAGAACAAGTCGAAGAATAAGAACGGCGGCAACACAAACACCAATGCCTCGAGCAAGGAGAACTATGTTCCAGAAACGAGAAGCAGCACAAGTACTGAGACATTCGCAGAGGCCACGGCGGATGCACCGGTTTCCACCAAGGCAGAACCGTCGCAAGCCTCTAGCAATCGATCGAGGGTGGAGCGCGGAAAAGATAGAGCCTCTAATCATGGGGCTAGTGCAAAGGAGCAAAAGAAGGTCAAGGAAGCTGCTCCAGCACCCGCAGCAAGTAAACCGGTGGAGCGGGTTGAAACGAGCGACAGTACAATAACACAAAAGAAGACGGAAGTAACCGAAAGCTGTGAAGATGACTTACCACAAAAGAGATTAGGAGAAACAAACGTTCAAAGATCTGTGAGCTCTTGTAGTGAAAATAGCGAAGGACATGCCTCTGAGAGTAGCTTAAGTGAAAAGAGTTTACCTGGTGATTATGCGGAGGAGAAGTGCAATAGTGTGAATTCGGAAAGCCAGCAAGAAAGTGTGAAGTCTCAGGAAGAGCTTGAAAAGAGCAACGAGGCTATTGCCGAGGCTGAAACGGTTCTACCAGCAGCTGAATCCTCTGAGGACATCAGCCCCGTTGCAGTGGAGCCTAGCAATGGAAAAGATGAAGGATGCTTACCCGCTGATCCAGTCGAACCATCGAGTCTGGTGGATAATGGAAGCAGAGTAACTG aTGCGCTGTCTAAGCTCAACATTTTCGATGACACGCCAAGCTTTTTCACATCGCCATCATTCCAGCAAGCCCCCATTTTAAAGAATAAGATAGATTCGGAAATGCGACAGTCTCATTTACCAGACTTGGTCAACG ACATTGATGGAATCCAAAAGGCAACCAATACAAACg AGTGGGAAGAAGCCTTCAAAAATGTGATGATGCGCAACACAAGGCACGTGGAGGAGCAACTGCTTCAGCAGCAAcacttgcagcagcagcagaagcatcACCACCAGCAAGTATTGCACCAACAGGAGGAGTTCCTTCGCATGCACGAATTACAGAAACGCAACAACTTTGCGACACAAATTAACGGTCCTGCGAATG ATTTCCTTAGCCATTTCCAGGCGAATTCGCTCGATTTGAATAGAGCTCAAGCCCATGCAATCCTTCAGCAACAATTATTACAACAGCAAGCAGGGGAAAATCTATTTGGCAGCAACATGTCGAAGTTCTTTGATTTCCATAAAAGTCAGCAGCAGTCCCACCATCAGTATCTGAATGGACACCCGCCTCAAATCAATGGAAACAGTGCTGTGCCCGAACCCCAAAGAGTGGCGGCCTCTTTGGAAAGCAATCGACTGAATTCGCCTTTTGTCGAAAATG GACTTATTAatgcgcagcagcagcaacataagCAGAGAATGATGAATATGTATGAATTTATG CCTCCAAACACGCAATCTCAGCAGAATCGGTTCCCACAGAACTCGATAGTCGACGATGACTTAG GATTCGACCCCTTTGTTGAGACCCAAAAGGGACTTGCTGAACTTATGGAAAATGAGGTTGTCCAACAACAGAGTATTAATAATGAAAACCCCTTGCCGAAGTTGCCGCCACAGCCTCAAATTCTCCCCCATCAGCAACTGGTAGACAACCTGCAGCGAGCTCGAATGCCGCCACCAGGTTTTAATCACGTCAACGCATTGGGCTTGGGCGGAGCATCCAGACTGCAGAACACCAGTAAAATAATGCCCTTCATGAACATGCCCGTCAATGGGGTGGGAAACAGTGGTGCCCAGCACCAAATACCAATGGGTGTCAACTGGAATGCACCCTTGGGCATGCACCAAAACGTGGGACAGCCTTTGGGTGACTCGCAACTGCAACATCCAATGGCTCACAACAAGG TTTACAACAACAGTGATTGGACTTCAATGGATCCGGCTATACTTTCGTTTAGacagttttcttcttttccaCAAAACCAAATTCCCCCACATCCTCAGCAACAACAGGATTTATTTTTGCAGCATTTGGCTCAACAGCAAAGTTCCCAGAGTGCTG GTTTCAACAATCAGCCACAGCAACTGCTTCCTATGGGGATGCCCAATAATTTGCTGAACGGACAACAAACGCAGCCGCCACAGGTCAATGCCAATGTTCAGGGCATGCTTGAGTTTTTAAAAAGCCGTCAATTCGTTTAG